Below is a window of Nyctibius grandis isolate bNycGra1 chromosome 12, bNycGra1.pri, whole genome shotgun sequence DNA.
gttttgtatgaGATATATTCTCCTCTCCAAATTAAGGTATTTTACTtcctttcaggattttttttcgAACTAGATTGCATTTTACTCTAGGGACAGAAGGTTTCCTTCAGAAATCTTTGCTGAGTTTATGGCACAAACAGCTATGTCCCTCCAGCCTTTATTAACTTAAACTTACAAAATCTACGTTTCCctgtttgttattttgtttgttgtaCTGCTGGAGCTTTCTTGCATTTCACCAGAAAAGGCTCTCCAGTCTACAGCTATCATATTTTCCCTCTCATGTCACTCAAGCGAACTGCCTTGCAGCTTGCCTGCTGCCCAGGTCCTGGCCCCTGCCGGGGTCCCAGCACGCCAGGCACCCGCTCGGCCTCCCAGGAGCTGCGGATGCGGGCACGAGCTGGGCTTCCCAGTGCTGCCGGGAGCCAAACGGGATTTTGCCTGAATTAGTCCTGGAGGATGGGGCTCTCATTCAGAGCCACAAACAACTCTTTAAAATACTGAGTGTGTTCAGAAGATGGAAATTTGCTATATTACAATTTCAGAAAGCAGTAGATGAACACCGGGCGTAATGACCTCCCCCTTTCTGAACAGCTAACCTAAACACTGCAAGCCCTCTGAACAGTCCAGCTTTAGCCTTTGACTGTTCATTAGAGTTATTGTGATGTACTGTGATGAATGCAAGAGATCACTTGCACATCATATACATCATTAAGCAGTATGGAACAGTGTTCGTATGCTGGCTTACAGGTTTACCCTACAGTTACTAGGCTAGTTGTTTCCAGCTGTAAGTCATAAGAATTTGGTTGGTACTCAGGTTTTTgccctccctttctcttctctctgccaCTGTAGTAATCTGAAGTCATCACTTTCAACTGAAAATTTTTAAGCATTATCTTCATCTGTAGTTGACAGTGTCTTTAAGAGCTCAACCCTATTCTTCTTACCGCTACCTCTGCAGGTGCTCCTGGGAAGTGAGGAGGAGACCTCCACTGCCTGTGCCTATTGCCAGCGTGACTCCGCATTTTCCCAGCTCCGCTGCGGGACCAGTGTGTGCTGAGCAACACTGATGCTATCCTGGAATACTAACGTGTATGTCATGGAATGCTGGTATGTCACAAAGATTTTGGAGGGGAGAATAGGGAGGGACAACAGGGAGAGcctattattttctttagaaatatccTTTCTCCTCTGTCATCCCTTGGCATCTGCCCCTCGCAACAGGCTTGTGGTGCAATGTGCACTGATCTCGCCTGCAAAGGCTCTGCTCCTTTTAGAAAAGGCTTCCAGAAGGATACCGACAGCACTGAAATCCCACTCAGTGTGCTTGGTTTTTACCAGCCCTACTCAATTGCCCTGCAAGTACACAGAGGAATATTTTCCCTGCTCTCTGGAGTAAAGTCCTCCATTACCATGTCACGAAAGAAAACAGGCTGTTTTGTAGCTAAGGAAAAATGCTGACTTTAAACCTGAGATAAGTCTCTATCATTTACACTAATGAGCTCACTGGTGGGGTATTTGTAAAATTTTATGATAAAAAGTAGCTGTAGTCAGTGTCTGATGaaatttactattttatttttttgctgaaaatacaCAGAACTACTAATAATTTTCCCATCCAAACCTACAGAGGAATAAATGCAGCTAGAATTGTCCCAGTAGGAGTTCAAATATCTTGTACGTAATCAGttcttttaaagatttattcTTTAACCACAGGTTGGTCTAAACTCTCCTGGGAAGGCAACAGACACTTTTAACTGGTTGAATAACGAATTAGTTGCTCAGAAGGAGGAGCtcttaatgaaatattaatatcaGGATTTTAGTTGCTGGTTAACTTATGGTTAAAAGTTAATCCCCTAGATCTGATAGTCATCATTGTCCTGTCAGATTTTGATTTCTGATGGAAATGCGCCCTGGGATGTACCCTGGGATTGCCCTGTAATCATTTCTGTGCTGGGTACCACAGATGTCCAATATGTGCAGTGAAAGAGGGGAGGTATCTAATAGCCTTTCTTATCATATACTGTCAGAATAGTAAATGACAAGTGTTAAGGAAATCTCCCAGCTACTGTAGATTACAAGGACCTAGACTGTTCTCTTCAGAACCAGAATAAATGAGTCTGGCTGGAGAGAGTAACCCTGCTAtaaaactggtaaaaatggaagaaagcaaaggggTGAAAGTAGGCAGAGAGGAATAGAGATATCTCCAGCTGAAGGGCTGGAAAACTCTCTCAGTTTGGCATCCATGTGAGACATGAATGAAATTCcagcatgttttctttccccctcttttttttttacagcctaCCCACTCCATTTGAGGTGTTTGAACTCCACAAAGTCCCTGGTTCAACTCCTGGAAAAGCTGGCCAGAGATGCAATATAGTGCATGGACTTCATTGCGTGTGACCGCTCACTGCTGCATGCAGACAAGAAGTAAGTccttacaaaatatttcatgtgcTGGTTGTACCCCTGCAGCCTTGTCTCCTACCTAGGGGTAGCTGTGTTATGAAGTGCTGTCTCAGCTGCCTCATCCTCCTAACAGTCATGGTTTTGACTCATCACTTTGATAGCAATTTGGGAAAGGGTGCTGTGATGTATAGGCACTAATCCCAGAGCAGGAATAGCAGAACAGTGAGCAATGAACATGGAGACTTGGATGTGGGtttactgctgctgaaaagaaaaggacagacaAAAGGGAGAAAGTATGTAgcagacaggagaaaaatgtatgGAAGAGATACAAGAGGGACAGACGGTTTATGGACTGTTACTGATGTATTTTCTAATTCTGTGAGTCCTGCAAGCACTGGGAATACGGGAAAACAAGACAGACCAAGAAAAAGGATCAGTGTGAGAGTCTGCAAAGTGGCTGAGAAGCTGGTCTTGTGTGCGAGTGATCACAATCACTATAATCTTTCAAGAACACATtgcatttttcacaaaaatattgtCAAATCCATGGCTCTGGTTGTACATGTCTGTCTTGATATGGCCCATCAAGAGATTTTCATTTCCTGGTACCTGGAAGTTTGTGTCTACTTGTCTCCTTCCTGGCTAGCTTCCCTCCATCCTGTGCCCATCACTTTATACCTACTACAGAAGTGCTGAAGcattgctacttttttttgagaagagCAGCCACTAGAGGGAAGGATGCACACGGAAAAGTTCCCCTCAGCACCTCTGGTGCTTCCTccataagtaaaaaaaaaaaaatcagaattttacCGAGCATTTGCAAGGTGGCCTGGTTTATCTTTTCAGATAAAATCTATTgaatgagattatttttattattttagtttcaCCGTACATCCTGAAACACAGCCAAAATTAagggccagaaaaaaaaatttggctAAATTACACAAAGGAGATTGGATTACCTGTTCAAACAGAGCTCTTAATTCTGTGCATAAATAGAATCCACAAATACAAGAGTACTGTGGTAGAAAATAAAGCCAGACAACAGCCCCTAATAACCTGTAATTATTAGGGGTTTCAGTTAACATTTGGACAGCTTTGGTCTTAATTCTTTTAAGTCTGAAGAGGCAGCATGACCGAGGTGGCCACATTTACAATTACAGAGAGCACACATGCTGTTCCAACCTATGCTGGCTTTAGCTGAGTGTTCTGTGGCAGCTTGGGTTGGGATTTTGCCCTGTTAAAATATAATTACCTATCTGAATAGAGACTAATTTCCAGTTTGAGTTATTTATTTGTAACAAGGCACTTGTTTTGACAAAAGTCTCCCACAAGAAAACCAAATCAAGCTCCTGACCTTGGCATCATCACTCACTTAGGAATTTTTTGTACCTGAAAGAAAACCTGCTAATATCCCATCCAAGAAATAAATTAGCTTGCATGTTATCAGTAAACACAACAACAGAGATCTAGCTGTAAAGCAGACACCTCTTAAGGTAAGACTGAAATCCAATGttaatttttacaaaaagaaaaaagaaaagcttgacaGCATTATACTGTATATGGACAATTATAGTTGTATAAACCAGAATGTTTAATAGTTGTTTCAAGGATGGTGTTTTCAAATATCTTTAGCAGTGAGCTAATATTCTCTCAGTTTTAAAGTTGACCTATGTTATATATAAATGGGAGATTAGAAGTCAAATACTGTATCCACATTATAATAAACTGTGTTGTTCTTCAAAATATACAAAACACAATATCTGTGCAGCCCAATGATCCTTCAAGGTAGACAATTTTATATTCCTTTACTGCTGCAATCCCCGCTTTGGTTAAGATTGTGTAACAGTTTCCCCTTTGACCTGTTAGCAACTACCCGTATCCATCAAAAATTCCTACTTCTGAGACTGAGGTTTGCCACGATTGCAAACTGCAAAAggtgaatttttatttcaacattttatcACAATCTTtttgaacatttaaaaacacatgaagGTACAGGGGAAACACTaaacttattttgttttatattctcTGGCCAGAAGTGagatctgaaagtaaaaatcagaaCTATTTCTCTGTAGGAAGGAGTGCATGACTAAATTTGGGGAAGCAATCTGGTTTAATTTGatcaaataaaattagaaaacatttgGATATGAACATACGCAAATGATCACCTGGCAGTTATTCTCAGGTACACACCTTGGAAAGCATATGCACTCTTTAGGCGTCCATGCTGCTGATGGGTTTTACCCTCAGTGATGCCATCTTTCTGCTGCAACCACAAGTGATCACGAGAGAATTCCCTTGGCCTGGTGGTATCCTCCCCTGGCACCTGAACCAGCCTGTCTGTGCCATTTTCTGTCCTTGCTGCTGTGTGTGACCTGTGCTGGCAGGTGTTTGGCAAGTCTCTGTGGCCCTTCTGATTCTACAGGGTGTAGAACATTACAGGTAATTTTTGCTGGATGGCACCTTAACAGTTCATCTGCGCCTGCTGTGCATTCTCTCACTGAACTCAGTCTGCTCTTTGAGATACCTTAATTGCTTGCTGTGGAAGCTGAAGGTGACACGGTAAGCAAATTGCCATAAATACATGCAAACCTCTCTTACAACAGCAAATCAGATGGTTGCAGATAGTGCACAGTATACATCAGCAAGAGATGCTTTGCTCTAAATCTCATTTTCACACATCTTCAGACTCTGTACAGAATCCCAGCAGATGCTTGGGAAGACAGGTATATGGGCATATGTGAAACCCTGaattgctttttgctgtttgtacTTCATAAACTAATATAGCAGtgaagaaactgcattttcagaacTGTGAACAAACTGCATTTCATACAAGTTATCCACTTACGGGCCAGACCTTGCATTTCTTACTCAAGAAGGATTAAATCAAAAGGCAAGTAGTCTGTGAAAAGGTGGCTTTAATACACAGCTAGCTAAACTCTTGATAGATTATTCTCTCAAAGGAAACATAAAGTTGTTTCCAGGAGATTTCTCTGTACTTGTTTTCAGATAAAAGCTTATGCTTCCCTCCCTTAGAGGCTTTCTTCATAAGTGAAGCTAAAGTTAAATGTCTAGTGAGATTGAGTTTCTAAGGATGATTTTCCTAGAACAGGATTAAGGCTCACTGACAGTGTAATGCAGGGCAGGTAatgttgctgctgctcttgaTTTAAACTGCTTTGTGGCTAAACTATATTTTGGTTTCTACAGATAACGGTTCAGTATCTCTGAGCTTTAGACTTGCTTCTGTAAGAGGTAAAAACCAGGTGATTTTAGTctctccatattttttttctggaacaaaaTAAGCAACTCTCTCATGATCTGAGCAGGATAGTAGCCGGTCATGAAGTGGTTCTTCAGAGACTTATGAGGAtcattctattattttttttccatccagatTATTTCcaagttgtttgtttgtttttttctttaaccatgGGTGAAACATTAGAAGAGTTCTACAAACTAACAGTCTGTGGTCAATCTGTCAACATCAGGGTCGTGGCTAGTTACTGTGCAATGGACAGTTCACACATTTTCTCCATATCCAcaaaagtatttcttaaaagcaaacatCAAACAAAGAGCTCTGCTTGAGAAATACATTTGTTTCAGTCTAATATCTACAACATCTGTTACAATTTGTTAATACCTTGATACTGTTCCCATCGTATCTGAATGACAATTGCCCTATTGTAGCTCAATGACAGTGATTAATAAGGAAGTTTGTAAATAGACTAATGTAATAGGGCTAATGCAATTCCTGGCCCTCTGCAAACATCTGGATTTGCAAATCTGCCCTCCTAGCTTGGGAGCTCTCTGCCACACATCACTAATTACGCCATGTTCTTATATATCAGTACCTACATCCTCCTGCTGAGCATCTCTTCTTTGTTCCCAGTACGAGTCAGAGGCTGTTGTCAATAACAGAGGAAATCAACATAACTGCCTAGCGCCGCATGCgacattaaatgaaaatgaagtaatGTCTAATTTGCATGGCTGGTGTTACTTTATTAAAGCCAGAACTGCAGAAGCTGGGAGCTACAGTGCTAGTCAAGTGTGCAAGACTGATAGTCTGTGGCAACGATGGTGTCTGGCACAGGAAACTTTGCATCCCCCCCttgcctgcctgcccgcctCCTACGTGAGGAATAGGGCTGCTGGTAGAAGTgacagattttttcatttttccaggCCCGTCTGTTGTTCTTTCTGTTAACTCCATCCACCAGAGCCTGTGAAGCAGACAAGGCGGCCGGGGGAGGAAGGCCCACCCTGCCTCCTCCGAGGGGGGGTTACCACAAAACATCAAGGGCAACTTCCAGCTCAGGTGGGAAACCCCTCCTGGATTCAAATCACCAAGCCACAAATGAAAAGCTCTATAGCACAAGAGAATTGGCTTCTGTCATGCACAAGAAGCGtcttaaaagagaaatatatgaatattttttacataaaaaagaGCCACATATATTGGAAGAACACACAGTCAAGCActcaaaaaatgtaaaagggCAGAGTTGTGCTCCTTTAGTTTCCATTTCCCCGTGTCATTTGCCAATACTGACAAGGATGCAAAATGCTCATTTTCgctgatttttatttgctttagcCTATTAGTACCCCttagaaatatttagaaaaattaattttattttttaaaaaagtttctgaTTCTGACTTCAGACTCATCTAAGAAGGTCAGCAGTAATAATACACTATAAATTCATAAGCTTATGTCTTGAAGTAAAACATAACACACCTATTCagttttgtctcattttctaCTTAGCgggagaggtttttttctgatttattatcTTCTCAATTCCTTTCTGACCACTTTCCTTCCCCTAGAATCATTTTGCCACCACATTGGTTTCCAGCCTGCTTCACTGCTGAATGTCTAACATAAAGCGTGGGGGATTTGGATCCTCCCAGACGTATGATGCCATTGGTTATAACAACATCCCGTCCCCTCGGAGCCAGCCAGCACCAGCACACGGCAAGCTCTGGCACTTCACAGACTTCTGTCTGCAACTTTACAGACACGCATTTAACTTAGCAGGGCACTAACATCAATAACGTTTTATTTGTAGCAGTTTTCAGAGAGAGATCAATTTGCCAGGTAAAATCTTATGAATCACACAATCGGAACaccacagtaaaataaattaaagtcTTTACCAAAATTCATAATCTTTTGCACTGGAGCCCAGTTTTAGATGATATTCAGTTTCCCAGAGAGGATGCTACAAACTCCATGTAAGTTTTTACCTCTGAATATAAGTTTAATTTTGCAAACAGATCTGCCtgttagaaaattattttgttccaGGGGTTTGTTTCTAATGGTTGATCAGTAAATCTCTTCTTTTGCAATACCGGGTTATGATTTTTTGAGAGCACATCCAGATGTCCAGCAAGACAAAGCAATCTTTGCACTTTAGGAATATACGAAGGGCCCTAAAAACACGCTCCAGGCTGGAGCCAGCCGGGACAGGGCAGGCACCGGGGTGTGAGTTGCACTGACAGCTGGGTGCTCTGACGGCCGGAAAAGTCTCTTATCTGCTTTTAAAGTTTCTTGCCGAGGAAGCCTTGCCGGAGGCGCTGCGTTTTGTTCCTCCTCGGGCTGTGAAGGAGGCGGCTGAAGGAGATAGCGGAGATCGGACACACCGGGAAGGGGGACTCTTCGCATCCCCTCCCTCGGTGCGATctccggcggggcgggcgcgggcgTGCGGGTCCGTCCGCGGCTCGGAGCACACCCGGTGATGCCCTTGCCCCGCCGCGCAGCAGCCCGTTTCCTTCCAGCTCTCCTCGCCCGGGAGCACAGCGGAGAcccgcggccccgctccgcccccgGGCCGGCACCCAGGCTTTGCCCGACACCCCGCTCCTCGCCGAGCTGCCGCGGGCCCCTCCGCTCCGCGGGGGTTctcccgccccccgccgcgccgccccagccccgcgcgGTGCCGCCGCGCCCCGGCGCTCCTACCTGCGCGGCGCGGTGCTGCGCGGTGCGGTGCGGGCGGCTGTTCGGCACCTGCTCCCGCGCCCGCGCCCGCGCCGCCTAACAAAAGCCGCGGCGTCAGGTGGCAGCAGACGGACTGCGCGGCCattggcggcggcggcgcgcggcGGGCGCCGGTTGGGCCGGGGGCGGGCGCGAGGCGCTGACGCCAGCGCGGGGCCGGTGGGGAGGCGGGGCCGCGCCCCGCGCCGTCTTTGTGCTCGCCGGCAGCcccggcagcgccgccgcctcccgccacctccctcagcccggcgcggcgggcggctcCGCTCCGCACCGCTCGGCTCCGCACCGCACAGCACCGCagcgccccgcgccgccccgcgctATGTGTTCCGGCGCTCCCGTGCCTCCTCGCGGCCGCTTCCCACCCGGCGGGGCGCCCGCGGCCCCGCTCTGAGCGCGGCGGGGCAGGGAGCGAGCAGAGCAGAGCCCGGACGTGccgcccggcgcggcgcggagcggcgcggagcgAAGGGAGCGCGGCGCCAtgcggggcgcggggctggggctggggctggggctgctgctgggcgcGGCGTGGCTGGCGTGCGGGCAGAACGAGACGGAGCCCATCGTGCTGGAGGGGAAGTGCCTCGTGGTGTGCGACTCCAACCCCACCTCCGACCCCACCGGCACGGCGCTCGGCATCTCCGTGCGCTCCGGCAGCGCCAAGGTCGCCTTCTCCGCCATCCGCAGCACCAACCACGAGCCCTCCGAGATGAGCAACCGCACCATGATCATCTACTTCGACCAGGTGGGGCGGGCGCGGCTGGGCGGCGGGGCTCCGGGCGCGCCGCCGCGGGAGGAGAGAAGTTGTCGGGGaaggcggcggggctgggccgggGACGCGCCGCCCCGCGGGGCCCTGCccgcgggaggggcggggggggggcgctgGGGACCGGGGGTGGCCGCGGGGCTGGGCGGTGGCGGCCCCGCGGAGGTGCTGACGGTGCCCTTCCCTTCCAGGTACTAGTGAATATCGGCAGCAACTTCGACTCGGAGCGAAGCACTTTCATCTCGCCCAGGAAAGGGatttacagttttaattttcacgTGGTGAAAGTGTACAACAGGCAAACCATCCAGGTCAGCCCCAAGCGCCGTCGCCTCGCTCCGCGGGCACCGCGGGAGGGAGCGGACCGGGTCCGGTGTGGGCGGCGAGGCAGGGACATGCCCCCGAGCCGGGAGGGTGCCCAAAGGGCTGCGCAGCCCCACCAGGCCTCCGCCTGGCTCCTGCCCGCATGAGCCGTCCCGGGACGGGAGGTGGTACCCTGACAGCCGCCTGCcgtcccctcccagcctggcCGGGCCCCCGGGCTGCCCCGAGCCGCGGAGCGTCGCCGGGAGCATCCCTGCACGGAGCCCGTGGGAACTGCGGCCCCGGATGGGCTGCTCACCCGCTCTCAGGTGGCAGCAGGTTCCATAGGGAtttggggtgcagggaggcACCTATGGCATGGATATGATAAGGAATACAGctctgtgtgtgcgtgtatgCAGCTACCCTATACACACCTTTTGTATGTAGTTTGGTGCATACGCACCTCAAGGTATCCTTACCTCGAGGTATCCTTACCTCGAGGTAAGGATAATAAATTACCGGCCCGAAGCCAGGTCGCATAACCTAGATAGGAAATCTGTCTGCATAGCGACGCACGTTGCAAAGGTGAATGTACAGCTATATAGCAGCCTTCAGGTGTAAGCGGCTTCACACATCTAGATTGGGCAGGTAGTGTATTATTAACGTGGGGTACGCAGTCCTGGGATCATTAACTCGAGCTGAGCAGAGCTTATTGACTGTGTTGTGGCATGTTGTCTTTGCTGCCTAACAAAGGAAAACTACCTCTTGAATACACTTCAAACGCGCTGATTCTGGCGGCTGTGGCTCTGCTCCTCGCTGTCTCTGAGGTTTCGCATAAAGCCATCTTTTAATAAGTATGAGCAGACCTCTTTTCATAGCCTGAAAACACAGGCACCCTATTGAAATTCTTCAAAATAGGATCAATGTCCTGTTTTATATGCACCGGGTGTTTTGATGTGGTTGTTGGTCTATAAGAGCAGTGAAAGGCTTCTTCCTTTAGAGTACATACCTTAGCTGGGTTCAGATTGGTGTTTCATTTTTATGGGGCTGGAGTTTCAGCTGTCAAAAGAGTCCCTTTTCTTTACTAAGCATTTCGCCTGCTAGGCGAGCCCCGGCGGTGTCGTTGTCTGACTTTAATTGACGGAGGGCTTTGTTTTATCTTGCTCTTTAGGTGAGTTTGATGCTAAATGGGTGGCCAGTGATTTCTGCCTTTGCAGGGGACCAAGATGTGACCAGAGAAGCTGCTAGCAATGGAGTCCTGATTCAAATGGAGAAAGGAGACAGAGCTTATCTAAAACTGGAGAGAGGAAACTTGATGGGAGGCTGGAAGTATTCAACATTCTCTGGATTTCTAGTGTTCCCGCTTTAAATCACTTCTCATccaagaaaagggagagagacac
It encodes the following:
- the CBLN1 gene encoding cerebellin-1, translating into MRGAGLGLGLGLLLGAAWLACGQNETEPIVLEGKCLVVCDSNPTSDPTGTALGISVRSGSAKVAFSAIRSTNHEPSEMSNRTMIIYFDQVLVNIGSNFDSERSTFISPRKGIYSFNFHVVKVYNRQTIQVSLMLNGWPVISAFAGDQDVTREAASNGVLIQMEKGDRAYLKLERGNLMGGWKYSTFSGFLVFPL